A DNA window from Taeniopygia guttata chromosome 8, bTaeGut7.mat, whole genome shotgun sequence contains the following coding sequences:
- the BSND gene encoding barttin, whose translation MAEEKTFRYGFIILGFFLVMLGMFIMSVEKPQYYITFCVLGVLLVAVGITWSMCQCYPKITFIPADLEAERFLDHKPTVLPQKDTGLIAPCPNREASSTYEKSLPSYEQIQRQVGSTAPSPGTAQPRSQPAVQAKAEIHRELGVPGEPPQDLAPGLGTAAGSCPARPAPGDAALASLLEEMDTPSLEGSPTPQSRTLPCSTHPGRPPSSSPGRGEQPRSPWKGPGKEDDLYYGLQEEPDALLKESDGLSEPEN comes from the exons ATGGCAGAGGAGAAGACCTTCCGCTATGGGTTCATCATCTTGGGCTTCTTCCTGGTGATGCTGGGGATGTTCATCATGAGCGTGGAAAAGCCCCAGTACTACATCACCTTCTGTGTCCTGGGTGTGCTGCTCGTAGCCGTGGGCATCACATGGAGCATGTGCCAGTGCTACCCAAAG aTAACCTTCATCCCTGCGGACCTGGAGGCCGAGCGGTTCCTGGACCACAAACCCACGGTGCTGCCACAGAAGGACACCGG CTTGATTGCCCCCTGCCCCAACCGAGAGGCCAGCAGCACCTACGAGAAGAGCCTGCCGTCCTACGAGCAGATTCAGAGGCAggtgggcagcacagccccatccccaggCACGGCACAGCCCCGATCCCAGCCGGCCGTGCAAGCCAAAGCAGAGATCCACCgggagctgggggtgcctgGAGAGCCCCCCCAGGACCTGGCACCTGgcctgggaacagcagcaggcagctg ccccgcccggcCAGCCCCGGGGGATGCTGCGCTGGCATCCCTGCTGGAGGAGATGGACACGCCATCGCTGGAGGGCAGCCCCACGCCACAGAGCCgcaccctgccctgctccacccACCCCGGCCGCCCCCCGAGCAGCTCCCCGGGGCGGGGAGAGCAGCCCCGATCCCCCTGGAAAGGCCCTGGGAAGGAGGATGATCTCTACTACGGGCTCCAGGAGGAGCCGGATGCTCTGCTCAAGGAGAGTGATGGCCTCTCTGAGCCTGAAAACTGA